The genomic region GCACGTCACAAAGGTGTACTCATCGAACGGGCGCTCCCTCAAGGCCGTGGACGACATCTCCATGGAAATAAACGACTCTGAATTCATATGCATCGTCGGCCCATCGGGCTGTGGCAAGTCTACTCTTCTAAGAATGATAGCTGGCCTGGAGCCCGTGTCGAGCGGCGAGATACTGATGGGCGGAAAGAAGATAACCTCGCCATCTCCTGAAATAGGGTTCGTGTTCCAGGAGTACACCCTTTTCCCATGGCGGACGGTGGGCAAGAACGTCGAGTTCGGGCTGGAGCTAAAAAGGGTGCCGCCTCAGGAGAGGGAGAGGGTGGTGGCAAAGTACCTCGATATGGTCGGCCTGTCCAGGTTTAAGGACTCGTACCCCCACCAGCTTTCTGGCGGGATGCGCCAGAGGACGGCCATCGCCAGGACGCTCGCCGTTAATCCTAAAATTTTGCTCATGGACGAGCCCTTCGGGGCGCTTGACGCCCAGACCCGTAACATCCTGCAGGAGCAGCTTCTGGACATCTGGCATAAGGAGAAGAAGAAGGTGCTCTTTGTCACCCATAACGTGGACGAGGCCGTCTTTTTGGCAGATAAAGTAGTGGTCATGACCGCCAGGCCGGGCCGTATTAAGGAGATAATAGACATAGAAATCCCTCGCCCACGGGAGCGAACTGAGACCGAGGTCAACAAGGTCCGCAACGTGATCTTGAAGTCCCTTTTCGAGGAGGTCCAGAAGCTTTCGGACCATTAAAGCCGCAAGAGCGGGCATTAATTATACGGATGGCCTCGCTGGCGCTAAAAGTCGTAAGCGGGCCTTTTCAGCCTTGTCTTTAATCCATTTAGCCAGGCGCCGATACCTCATCTCAGTGAAATACGCCACAATGTATGCGACCACGTTTGTCAATACTAGAGATATGGCGATGAACGCCGGTAACGGGCAGCTGAGGCCGTATATGTCGTCGAGCGCCAGGAGAGCAGCTATCATGGCCACATGTAGCAGGTAGAGTGTGTATGAATAGCTGGCCATGGTTTTGATGAAGCCCTTTAGCCGGGCTCCTCTAAATATCTCCTCCTTGCCGTTAAAGTTAATGACGGCTAGCAATATTGCACACCCTGCCAGAAGTTCGAGGACGTATTCATAGTATATTATACCGATATGCAAGTCGATAGACATCCTTATGGCTATTAGGATGATAGCTATGGGGAAGAGGTATTTGAAGTATTTACGTATCTGTTCGGCATATATCCCTCTGGTCATCATAGCCGTGATAAGGACTCCGAAGAACCATACAGGGACGAGAGTCCCCCTATAGTTTGTAGCGGCCAGATATATCGGATAGAGCGAGAAGAGCAAAAATCCCAGCATGGCTTTAACTTTGAGCATATTTTTTGGCTTATAGAATACTATCAGCCAGCCGAACGCCATGTATAGCCACCATTCGATGTTCAATGTCCAGAGAAGCTCGGCAAATGGAGGCCTTGGAATATGAAATGGAGGCATCATCTGGAGCATCAGCAGGTTTGCCAGAAATATGTCGATTGATATGCTTGAGGTGCCGAACCTGGGACTTAGTAGATAAAAAAGGGGGGCATTAATGGCCCTTATTAATATGTCCAGGGCTAATATGATGATGAGGCATGGGACCAGGCCTGAATATATCCTTGAAAAGCGGTCGATGAAATAGCTGCCAAATCCATAATTGCCCGCCTGGAGCTTTTTGAATAGCGAGTTTGAGATGACGATGCCAGATATGAAGAAAAATAGCATCACGCCCATAATCCCTAGATTACCGGGTCCCATCCAGATTAGGCTATTATCGTATTTGACATTTTTATATAGAAGGTATAGGGGGATAATGTGGCTTACTACCACCATCTCGCATGCCAGTACGCGGAGAAGGTCTAATAAGACAGAAGCGTCTCCGGATAAATAATTATTTCTTATTGGGCCTTGAGCGCTAACCGGGTTAATTCTACCACGAGCCTACCTATATTCTTGAATTATCATTTGGTACTTATAGATTATAGAATACTTGATTATATAAAAGTTATGGATTATAAGCTAAGCTATTGTCGGGCAGAAGGTTTTTCTTTTGCTAGAAAAAGAAGACGTGGTGTTTAGCCATCCATTATCAACTAGAGCTCCGCTTTAGTCTTTATTTTACGTCAAACCGAACGTTTATATCTCTTTATTATATAATTTGTATTTATAGTGAGATGATGACCACGAGCAGGCTTAGGACGGGCATCGCCGGCCTGGACGAGATGACCGGCGGCGGCTTCATACGAGGCGATACCACCCTGATAACAGGGCCTCCAGGCACGGGCAAGACGACTTTCGGTCTTCAGTTTCTAATGCAGGGCATCTCGGAAGGCGAAAGCGGGGTGTTTGTGACAGTCGAGGAGATGCCCCAGAAGATAGCGAGCGACGCAATGAACTTCGGATGGGACCTGAAAAGGCTGGAGGCCGAGAAAAAGATGAGGCTTTTCCACCTGCGCTCGGAGATGCTCCAGGCGGGCGGGGCGCCCATCATGCAATGCCTCGACATCGTCAACGCCATTGGGGCAAAGCGCGTAGTCGTGGACCCAATCTCATTATACTCATTAAACGTGGGCAACCCAACAGACCTTCGGAGGGAGCTGTACGCATTCGTGAACTACATGAAGGAGAGCGGGCTGACGCTCGTCCTTACCCACGAGGTGCCCGACATAATCACAAGGGTATCCCGCATATCCGACTACGGCCTCGAGTTCATCGTAGACTGTATAATCATGCTCCAGTACGTAGAGATAGAGTCGGAGATAAGGAGGTCAATAAGCGTGCTGAAGATGAGGGGGTCGGACCATGATAAGGCCATAAGGAGGTATAAGATAACGGACAGGGGCGTCGAGATCGAGGCGCGGTTCGAGGGCTACGAGGGCATCATGAGCGGCACGGCCCGCAAGACAGGGGCGCAGGCGTTCATCGAGGCGTTCAAGCGGTAAGGCGATGGCATGGAAGGCTCTCAACTGGCCCTTTTGGCAGCCGTCGTATGCGAGCTCATATTGCTGGCCTTCATCTTTTGCATTGCAAGGTTTTATGAGCTGAAGTTCAGGGAGAAGACTTTCCCCCTCTCTTTTCTCGCTCCCGCCCTCGTTTTCCTGGGTGCGATGGCATTCGCATTGTACGCCGGCTCAGGGCTGGGATGGGAGCTGCTGATAACTAATGCATGTACGCTTTTAGCGTTGGCGACATCGGGGCTTCTCCTCTACAGAAAAATGATGGGGGTGTCTCATTGAGCGGAGTTCTAGAGTTCCTCAACTGGGCATCCCTTTTCGTGGCGCTGTCCGGGATGGCGCTACTGCTCCGTGCCCTGAGCCGCAGGCTCGGGGAGGCGCTACGCATGAAAAAGTACTACCTGCTCTACGACGCCAGCATCGCCCTCATGGCCCTATCCCTGATTCTAATCATCTCCGGGCTTTTTAGCGGCTTGCTATCCAGGCTATTGTTCTTATCGGGCGCTGTGCTCATGGTGGGCACAACCATGCGATACTGGTGGTGGATAGTGCCGGAAATATTTAAGCCTGGCCAATAATTATTTAGCCTGGAGAGTAAAGCATTAATATCATTGGCTCAAAAAGGAAAAGGTAAGGGTAAAATGGTCAGGGGATAAAATGGCGCTTGGATGGAGAGACATCTTATATTTCTTAATGGGGCTCATCGCCATCTGCCTGGTGGTATCTTTTAGCGCTTACCAGCTTACGACGTATGGGTCGGTGCGCGACGCGCTCGAGGGCATCGCCATGCAGCCGTCGCAGGTGGTGGGCCTGCACGAGCAATACGACAGCATGGTCGAGCAGTTCGCAAGCGGAGGCGGTGACACGTTCACCTTCCGCTTTGGCGGGCAGTCCATCGACGTCACCGCGTATCAGGCGAATGGAAAAGGCGAGAGCCAGGTGATAGGCATCGTGCTGGATAAGTATGCGGAAAACCTCTATAACGGGAACGTGCAGGGCTCGCTCTCCATGGCCGCGGGCATCGCGGGCGCCAGCGCGAACGCCTTCTATTTCCTCGTCTCAGCGCTGCTGTTCGCCGCATTCTTCATAATACTCGCCCTCTCGTACATACAGCGGTGGTATGAGACAACGATGGACATGCTTAAGGGCGCTGGCAAGGTCATCCTTGTGATGGGTGCCATCGCGTTCATCTCCTTTTTGATAATGCCAGCCGTAGTCAAGTCGGTGATGTGGGCCTCCATTAATACGGAGCTTGGGAGGGATGTGGTCCGTGTCATCGAGCCCAGGATAACCGGCGCCCTTCTCGTCAATACGCTCATCGTCATCCTCTTCGGCGCCCTGCTTTATGGGGCTGGATTTCTGCTCCACATGGATACTGGCGAGGAGGAGCCTGGTGCCACGGGATACCCGAAGTTCATCTCCAGGATGAAGGAGGCGGCCAGGGCTCGCGGTACATCGCCTGGAAGGGTGCCTTCAAAGCCTGGTCGCAGGCAGCTATGAGCCATCGGTGCCAGAGCCATGTCGTGCCTCATACCTGCTGAAGAACCTGGAGTAGAGCACTGCGGCGGCCAGGTAAAACAGGCAGGTCGCAACGTAGGGCAAAATGTAAAAGCCATACGACATGAGCACGCCGGCGACATAGGAGCTTACCGCTATCGAGATATAGCTGCCCATCGACGTCAGGCTCGACACGGACGCCATCTCCTCGCTATGCACTATCTCCATGGAAAAGCTGTTGCTTATGGGCACGGACATGTTCATGAACAGCATCCTTAGTATGTAGGCGGCGCCGGCGATATACAGGTTGGTGGTAATTGCCAGGATTACGAGGAAAGGTATTGATAGGAGGTAGGTCAGCGATACGGTCTTGACCTTTCCTATCCGTGAGACCATGCAGGGCACCGCCATCGCCCCCACCGCCATGGAGGCCTGGGCCATGGCGAAGATCAGGCCTATCTGGCCCGGCGTGGCGGAGAGCATCTTGCTAAAGTAAACGTTAAAGAACGGCACGATGAGGCCCGCGCCCAGCCCTATCAGGCAGCTTATGGCGACCAGGCGCTTGACCACCCTGGACCGGGCCAGCTCGGCCAGCATCGGCCCGACCGCTGGAGAGCCTACGCAAACCTTCTTTTTCTCTTTCAGGAATATCAAAGGGATGATGGATGCTATGGCGACCGCGACCGAAGCGTATAGCGTGTAGCGATAGGACAGGGCGCTCCCCCCGTCGACCCCGAAGGCGGACGACCACACCTGAGGCAGGTAGCCGCCTATGGCCATGCCCAGGACGGTGGCCACCACGAACAGGGCGAAGTTGAAGCTGAACAGGTAGATCCTATCCTCCGCCGTGCTGTTCTCGACCATGAAGGGGGCGGCTATTATGACGGGGACCGTGGAAAAGATGCCGCTCAAGAGGCTTAGCATGAGCAGCCACTCCTGGGAGGTCATCACGTAAAGCAGAAATGACACAACCGTCGATACTATACAAGACGCGAGCAGGCTTTTCTTGCTCCCGATCCAGCCGCATACCTGGGCTGCGGGGAAGGCGAACAGGCCCGTGGCTATCATCGTCACCGAAATGATGAGGCCTAAAAACTGCTCGTTATAGCCAAGCCTGATAATATAAAGATTAAAGATGACGCTGGCTATGCCCACGTAAAGGGATGTCAAAAAGTTATAGGCGAGGTACATCTTCGCGTTAGTCGAGAAGTTTTTCAGTGCCTGGGTGTAGTCGTTGATAACAGGGCATCCCCTCCTTTCTAAATGTTAAAAATAATCAAAATAAAGATACTTTGTGGTTTTTATGGCGTGATAATCCTTTGCATGATGCTTTTAGCGAGCTGCGGCTTCTCGGCGTCCTTGAAGTAGTGGTAAAGCAGGAAGGCGGTTAGGACGTAGAAGATACAGGTCCCTACGAAAGGTATAAGGTAGTTTTCACTGGCTATTAGAAGGCCGCTCAGGTAGGTGCTCACCGATACGGCGATGTAGTTCCCCGTCATCATCATGCCCAGGGCCAGGCCCTGCTCGCCCGGCTTAATCTGCTCCATCTGGAAGCTGGTGGTGGCCGGGCCGGCCATGTTGATGAAGAATACGTAAGCCACATATGCGGCCGCCGCCAGAAGAAAGCTCTGTGACAGGGCTATGAGCATCACGAATGGGGCTGCGAACACCTTCGACAGCGCCGCCGAGCGGACCTTCCCTATCTTTGAGGTGAGGTATGGCGTGATGATGAACCCCGCCAGCATGACGGCGCCGGCCGCGGCGGAGACAAGGCCGACCTCAAGCACGCCAGCCTGGAGGGCTTTTACGAAATACACGTTAAAGTAGGGCACTATCATGCCAGAAGCGGCGCCAAACGTCAGGCTGGTAACCGTGAACCTCACCACGTCGGCTGAAGGCCTTAAGGACTTCAGCGAAAACGAGCCACATCTAATCCTGGTGGCATACCCGCTCTCCTTGACTAGAAGCATGAGGATGGAGCCTATGGCGAGCAGCAGGGCCGATGATAGAAGCGTTAGCCTCAGGCCGCCCGCGTTGAGCCCTGTAAACGGCCCCCACATGCCGGGGAGGATGCCGCCCAGCGCGCTGCCTATAACTGAGGATATCCAGCTTATGGAGGCGTTAGCGCTGAAAACGTGTACGGACTCCTCTTTCCTGGCGTTTTCCGCCAGCATCGGGGTGAGCGCCACCGAGCTTATCGATACGAAGGCCCCGCCGGCAACGCTGAACAGTAGAAGGGCATACTGGGACGATAACAGGTATAGGGGTATGGCTGATAGCGTTGAAAGCGCCCCCGATATTATCATGAGTGCCCTTTTATCGTACCGATCGCAGAGGATACCTGCAGGTATGGACATGACGGATGAGGCCAGTACGTTTGAGGCAAGCACAAGCCCGAGGAAATCGGCCCCATAGCCGAGGCTTAATATGTAGAGGTTGAAGAGAATGCCGTATATGCCCGTGTACAGGCAAACTATGAAGCTTCGCAGCAATAGCAGCTTCACGTTCGTGTTGAAGCTGGCTATGGTGCGCACGTACTCTTTTATTATCTCTATACCCCCTGGCCTATAAGTATCGAAATTTCGCGCCGGAAGTTTAAATCTTTATGCCTGCCCTCGAAGCCCTGTCAGGCGATTTTAGCCTGGCTATGCCATCCTCATCCTCCCTGAAGAAGTGGTACATGAGGCCGGCGGCCATGAAGTATGCGCAACACGTCGCCGCATACGGCAAGACGTAGTTCCCCTGAGCCATGAGTAAGCCGCTGAGGTACGTGCTGGCCGAGACGATGACGCCGCTCACGGTGGACATGAACCCTATCGCGAACCCTCTCTCTTCCGGCTCGATCTTCTCCATCTGCAGGCTTGTTATCGCGGGGCCGGCCAGGTTCATCAGGAGCATCCTGGCGGCATAGGCGAACGATCCCATCGTGAAGCTTGCCGTCGCCATCATGATAATTAAGAAAGGTATGGAGGCCATCTGGGTGAGCGCCGCAGCCCTGGCCTTTCCCAGCCACGAGGAAACGTGTGGCGTGACGGTGAAGCCCACGACCATGATGGCGTTGGTGATGGCGAAGACAGCGCCTATCTCAGAGGGGCCTGCGCCGAGCACTTTCGTGAAATAGACGTTAAAGTAGGGCACTACGGCGCCCGTGCCGACGCCCGTGAGGGCGCTTATAGTCGTGAACTTCAATAGGTTCGGGGAAAACCTTATGCTTGCCCTCCTAGATGTACGGCGAGGCTTGCCGCTTTTCATCATAAGAAGCGTGGACCACCCTGCTAGGAGCAGTAGGAGCGATAGCACTAGCGTGAGCCGATATGGGCGGCATCCGGGCCGTAGCCGGAGCATTATGCCGGGAATGATGCCACCGGCAATGCAGCCGATGATTGATGCCGTCCAGCTCAGCGCAGAGTTGAGGCTGAATATCCTCACTGTATCCTTCTCGCAGTTCTCGGTGAGGAGAGGCGTCGCGCAAACCGCGCTCACCGAGCTGCACGCCCCTCCTATGGCGCTGAAAAATAGCAGGACCCACGGCGAGCCTACCAGGAATATGGGCGCCGTGGATATGAGCGAGAGCAAGCCAGAGATGGCCATCAACTTTCGCTTGTCGAAGCGGTCGCAGAGCACCCCGGCCGGCACCGCTGCCGCCGATGAGGCGAGCATGTTAACAGATATCACCAGCCCGAGAAAATCCTCGCGGAAGCCCAGGTCGAGTATGTAAAGGTTGAATATCACGTCGTATATGCCCTGGTATACGCTAAGGATAAATGAGCGCATGATGAAGAGCCTGACGTTCTTTTTAAACGCGTCATCGATCATAGGCATAGCACCCTCCTGGCGGGTGATAAATGAAAAGGCAATAAACCTTTATATGCTTCTGCTTGCCTAAAAAGCCATTAAAATACTGTGACAAGCATTTTTAGGCTTTTATGTGTCTTAAAACGCCAAAAACCAGCTTAAAAATCAACCAATTTTTATATCTATAAACGTGGTTTTGCCTATCAGGGGTGAGTGATCAAATGGACGGCCTCATCTGGCTGGCGGTATTGTTCCTGATATTAGCGCTGGTGGCCTACATCCTCGGCGCGAGGGGCATTGCCGGCCTAAGCATTGAGATAGCAAAATGGCTCGTGATAATCTTCGTCATCCTCGCCATCATCGTGTTCCTGTTCGGTGGCAGGGTGTTCTTGCCGACGCCATTGCTGCTGGCATAATGCTCGCCATAGGGCAGCACAGACAACTTCAAATATTCAGACATTATAAGAGATAGTACAAAAAGAATTAGGGATGGATTAAGAAAAAAAGCGGCATAATATAGCGCTGCCCTCTATGGAGCATTAACAGTGTTATCGACCAGCCTGCTACTCTCGATACTACTCATACTGGTTTTAGGGAAGATACTGGGCATAGCTGCCGAGCGGATGGGCATGCCCTCGCTCGTGGGCGAGCTACTCACGGGCATCATCCTGGGACCCATGATGCTCGGCATAATCCACCCTGCCGCCGCAGGGTCCGAGGACCCCCTCAAGTTTTTATCGGACCTGGGCATCCTTTTCATGATGTTCCTGATGGGCCTTTCCATTGACATAGAAAGCGTGATGAAGACGAACTCCCGGAGCGCCGCCTCCATCACCATTATAGGCGCCGCGATAGTCCTGGCGCTCTCCACGGCCCTGATGGCCGTCATCGGAATGGCGCTGGGGCAAGACCTGTACACCTCGGTCATCCAGGGCTGCCTCATAGGCGTGGGCCTGACGTCGACCTCGACCGTCATCGGCTTCCGCTACCTGAGCGAGATAGGCGACCGCTTCTCGAACGTATTTAAGACGCTCGTTGCCGTGGAGGTCACCGACGGGATCTTCTCCATCATGGCCCTCGCGGTGCTGCTCTCCATCGTAGGCCTGCTAGCGAAGGGGTCCACCGGGGCAGCAATAGACACAAACGGCTTCATGTCCGAGGTTGGATGGTCCACCTTTAAGCTATTCCTTTTGATGCTAGGCTTCATGATCTTCGTCATCAAGTTCGGCGGCGTGGTCACTGATTGGCTGCTTGGCGTCTCCCGGAAGAGCAGGGATGAGCAGTCGATCATCACGCTCTCCTTGATCGTATTATTCGCCGTTGCCACCCTGAGCGATTGGCTCGAGCTGACGTACGTAATCGGGGCGTTCCTGGCAGGGGCAATACTGGCGGGCTCGCCTTACAGCAGTACGGTTATCGAGCCGAGGATCAGGGCGATTGGCTACGGCCTTTTCATCCCCATATTTTTCGCCTACACGGGCATCTCTATGGACTTTAGCGCCCTTTTCAAGGCGCCGTCCATCCGCCTGGCCGGTAACCTGGCATTGCCTTGCTACCTGCTCCTGTTCCTGGGCCTTCTGGTCATCGTTATGGCGGGTAAGTATATCGGCACGAGGGCTGGGTGTGCCCTCTCAGGCGGCTATAAGGGGTATGAGGCCCATCGTATTGGAGTCTCTTTGATGTGCGCGGGCGAGGATGCCCTGGTTATCGTGGGCATCGGTGCGAGCATCTCCGCATCTCCAGGAGGCCAGCATATCATCAGTAACGAGCTTCTATCCATAGTGGGCCTTATCGTCATCGTGTCCTCGTTGTTGGCCCCCATTTTCATGAAGCGGTCTTATGAGGAAAAGGATTATACGCCGCCCGTGGCGTCCCATACCAGGACCGGCCTTAACGGTAAATCTAAGGGCAGGTATAGGAGCCTGTGAGCCTTACTGGAGGCTTTCGAAAAGCATAACATTTTTAGCTTTAAAGCCGTATTTGAGACAACATGTTCGACCTGTACAGCCTGCTGGCGGGCATCTTCATAGGGCTTTCCCTGGCTGTGCCGCCCGGCCCCGTCAACGCCATAATAGCCGCGGAATCGGTCAAGAGGTCGTACCTCGCAGGGATAAAGGTTGGGCTCGGGGCGATGACGGCGGACGCCACTTTCCTGTTTATAACGCTCATAGGCATTGCCGTGCTGTTCACGGGCGAAACCGTTAAAATGATGGCGTCCGTCGCCGGAAGCCTCATACTCGCGTACATGGCCGTAAAAATACTAAAAGGGCACAAAAAGCCGCTAAAAGAGAGCGGAAAAGAGGATATAAAGAACCATTACATGACTGGCGTCATCGTCGGCATTACCAACCCTGCGTCCATCCTGTGGTGGGTGACGGCAGGCGCAGCGCTTATCGCCAACTTCAATGCCCCGGGAATAGCCGGGTTTTTCATCGGCATCTTCATATGGGTCTCATCTTTCTCGATAACCCTACATTTCGCCCAAAAAAAGGTGGAATGGCTCTACCCAGTCATAATGCTGGCCAGCGGCCTGGTGCTCTTGTTTTTCAGCGTGATGCTCCTGTATAACGCCATCATGATGGCCCTATGAAAGCCTTTTTACAGCCTCGGCAATGACAGGGGCAACCGTGACCTTGCTCATGGGCCTTTCCAGCGTGTCGGTGGCTATGACCTCCTTAACGCCGGCATCATACAACTTAAGGTAAGCGTTGTGGGCGAAGACCGGGTGCACGCAGGCCACGTAAACGTCACGCACTCCCTCCGCCTTTAGCAGCTTTATCGCCTCGGCGATAGTGCCGCCGGTGCTTATGATGTCGTCCATGAGCACCACGTCCCTTCCCCTGATATCTAAACTTTTTGGGGCTATCCTCACCTCTTCGCCCGATATCCTGGTCTTTTCGAGGTAGTCGTAGTGCAGGCCGCGGGGCTCGGCGGCGGATTTTGCAAGGCTAAGGGCGCCATCATCAGGGGCCAGGATGGTCGTGTCCTTGAGCTCCATGCCGTCAATATAATTCCCGAGCTCTGGGGCGGCGTTCAGGTCAACGGCAGGGCAAGGGAAGTGCTCCAAAATGGAGCGGTCATGTACGTTTATGGTGAAAACGCGGTCCGCTTTTATGCACCTGGCCAGCGCCCTCGCCGTGACGGGCTCACCGGGCTTGAAGCGCTTATCCTGTCTCGCATAGCCAAAGTATGGCACCACCGCCGTGATGCTCCTTGCCTCATCGCAAGCGTCTATAAGCTCCAATAAATAGATGAAATCAGAAGCCCGGAAAGTGCTCTGGATTATCACGACGTCCTCATTCCTGATGTCGCCCGTCACCCGGCAATACACCTCCCCATCCGGGAACTCCTTATACTCCGTAAGGTCCACGCCACACCTCAAAAGCGATGCCACCCTCGTCGCGAGGAGCTGTGATGCCGGCCCCGACACGATCCTCATATCTTGCCCTCAATCATGCTTTACACGCTAATCGCCTACACGGCGCTTATGCCATATAAAGCTATAGCCTGCATAAGATTTAATGCCTATCCACGTCATAGGGTATGCGAGTATGAAGGTCATCTCAATCATAGGCTACCATAAGGCTGGCAAGACAACGCTTGTCGAGAGGCTGGTAAAAGAATTGCTGAAACATGGCTCGGTAGGCACCATTAAGCATACCAGGGAGGAAATCGTGCCGCAGGCGGGCGATACCGAGCGCCACCTCAACGCCGGGGCAGGGGTTACTATAGCAGTGACTCCGACCAGAAGCGTAAAGATCGTAAAAAATGCTGGCCTAAATGACGCGCTCGCCCAGCTCTCCAGGGACGGGATGGATTTCGCAGTCGTGGAGGGCTTCAAGGAGAGCGGCCTGCCCAAGATAGCCATAGGAGACGTGGAGGCGCCGAACATAGTGGCCCGCGTGGACGCCAATGCCAGCGGCGAAGAGCTGGCGAGGATAGCTATGGCTCAGCCAGACCAGGTCACGCTGGAGCATCTAGTCGCAAAAATAAAAAGAAGCCCACGCTATAAAGAGGCCGGGGCAATAGGCACGTTCACGGGGGTAGTGCGCGAGATCGCGGGCGATGAAAGGACCGAGGCGCTGGAGTTCGAAAGCTTCGACGAGGTTGCCAGAGAGCGCATAAAGGCCATAGAGGACGACCTGAAAAAGAGGGAGGGCATACTTGAGGCCCTGATCTATCATAAGACGGGCCGCATCAAGGCAGGCGAGGATATTGTTTATATAGTCATACTCTCCGGGCACAGGCAAGAGCTGTTCCCGGCGCTGAAAGACGCGATAGAAAGGGTTAAGGCAGAGGTCCCCATCTGGAAGAAAGAGTTCACGACCGGGGGCGACTTCTGGGTACATGACATTCACTGAGGAAGCGATATGGCATTATTCGGGACTAATGGCGTTAGAGGCGTGGCCAACGTAGAGCTGACGACCGACATGGCTATGGACCTGGCGAAGGGGTTCGGGACATTTAAGCCGGGAACGATAGCTGTCGGGAGGGATACGAGAGAGTCGGGCGAGATGATCAAGGCGGCGGTCATCGCCGGACTGCTTTCGACGGGCTGCAGGGTCATAGACCTCGGAATCGCGCCCACCCCGGCCATACAGTACTACGTCAGGGAGTGCGGCCTGGACGGCGGAATAGTCATCACGGCGTCCCATAACCCGCCTGAGTATAACGGCAT from Methanocella conradii HZ254 harbors:
- a CDS encoding ABC transporter ATP-binding protein — encoded protein: MSSDIRIEHVTKVYSSNGRSLKAVDDISMEINDSEFICIVGPSGCGKSTLLRMIAGLEPVSSGEILMGGKKITSPSPEIGFVFQEYTLFPWRTVGKNVEFGLELKRVPPQERERVVAKYLDMVGLSRFKDSYPHQLSGGMRQRTAIARTLAVNPKILLMDEPFGALDAQTRNILQEQLLDIWHKEKKKVLFVTHNVDEAVFLADKVVVMTARPGRIKEIIDIEIPRPRERTETEVNKVRNVILKSLFEEVQKLSDH
- a CDS encoding acyltransferase family protein, which produces MNPVSAQGPIRNNYLSGDASVLLDLLRVLACEMVVVSHIIPLYLLYKNVKYDNSLIWMGPGNLGIMGVMLFFFISGIVISNSLFKKLQAGNYGFGSYFIDRFSRIYSGLVPCLIIILALDILIRAINAPLFYLLSPRFGTSSISIDIFLANLLMLQMMPPFHIPRPPFAELLWTLNIEWWLYMAFGWLIVFYKPKNMLKVKAMLGFLLFSLYPIYLAATNYRGTLVPVWFFGVLITAMMTRGIYAEQIRKYFKYLFPIAIILIAIRMSIDLHIGIIYYEYVLELLAGCAILLAVINFNGKEEIFRGARLKGFIKTMASYSYTLYLLHVAMIAALLALDDIYGLSCPLPAFIAISLVLTNVVAYIVAYFTEMRYRRLAKWIKDKAEKARLRLLAPARPSV
- a CDS encoding RAD55 family ATPase; translation: MMTTSRLRTGIAGLDEMTGGGFIRGDTTLITGPPGTGKTTFGLQFLMQGISEGESGVFVTVEEMPQKIASDAMNFGWDLKRLEAEKKMRLFHLRSEMLQAGGAPIMQCLDIVNAIGAKRVVVDPISLYSLNVGNPTDLRRELYAFVNYMKESGLTLVLTHEVPDIITRVSRISDYGLEFIVDCIIMLQYVEIESEIRRSISVLKMRGSDHDKAIRRYKITDRGVEIEARFEGYEGIMSGTARKTGAQAFIEAFKR
- a CDS encoding MFS transporter yields the protein MYLAYNFLTSLYVGIASVIFNLYIIRLGYNEQFLGLIISVTMIATGLFAFPAAQVCGWIGSKKSLLASCIVSTVVSFLLYVMTSQEWLLMLSLLSGIFSTVPVIIAAPFMVENSTAEDRIYLFSFNFALFVVATVLGMAIGGYLPQVWSSAFGVDGGSALSYRYTLYASVAVAIASIIPLIFLKEKKKVCVGSPAVGPMLAELARSRVVKRLVAISCLIGLGAGLIVPFFNVYFSKMLSATPGQIGLIFAMAQASMAVGAMAVPCMVSRIGKVKTVSLTYLLSIPFLVILAITTNLYIAGAAYILRMLFMNMSVPISNSFSMEIVHSEEMASVSSLTSMGSYISIAVSSYVAGVLMSYGFYILPYVATCLFYLAAAVLYSRFFSRYEARHGSGTDGS
- a CDS encoding MFS transporter; this encodes MRTIASFNTNVKLLLLRSFIVCLYTGIYGILFNLYILSLGYGADFLGLVLASNVLASSVMSIPAGILCDRYDKRALMIISGALSTLSAIPLYLLSSQYALLLFSVAGGAFVSISSVALTPMLAENARKEESVHVFSANASISWISSVIGSALGGILPGMWGPFTGLNAGGLRLTLLSSALLLAIGSILMLLVKESGYATRIRCGSFSLKSLRPSADVVRFTVTSLTFGAASGMIVPYFNVYFVKALQAGVLEVGLVSAAAGAVMLAGFIITPYLTSKIGKVRSAALSKVFAAPFVMLIALSQSFLLAAAAYVAYVFFINMAGPATTSFQMEQIKPGEQGLALGMMMTGNYIAVSVSTYLSGLLIASENYLIPFVGTCIFYVLTAFLLYHYFKDAEKPQLAKSIMQRIITP
- a CDS encoding MFS transporter, with amino-acid sequence MIDDAFKKNVRLFIMRSFILSVYQGIYDVIFNLYILDLGFREDFLGLVISVNMLASSAAAVPAGVLCDRFDKRKLMAISGLLSLISTAPIFLVGSPWVLLFFSAIGGACSSVSAVCATPLLTENCEKDTVRIFSLNSALSWTASIIGCIAGGIIPGIMLRLRPGCRPYRLTLVLSLLLLLAGWSTLLMMKSGKPRRTSRRASIRFSPNLLKFTTISALTGVGTGAVVPYFNVYFTKVLGAGPSEIGAVFAITNAIMVVGFTVTPHVSSWLGKARAAALTQMASIPFLIIMMATASFTMGSFAYAARMLLMNLAGPAITSLQMEKIEPEERGFAIGFMSTVSGVIVSASTYLSGLLMAQGNYVLPYAATCCAYFMAAGLMYHFFREDEDGIARLKSPDRASRAGIKI
- a CDS encoding DUF1328 domain-containing protein; translation: MSDQMDGLIWLAVLFLILALVAYILGARGIAGLSIEIAKWLVIIFVILAIIVFLFGGRVFLPTPLLLA
- a CDS encoding cation:proton antiporter yields the protein MLSTSLLLSILLILVLGKILGIAAERMGMPSLVGELLTGIILGPMMLGIIHPAAAGSEDPLKFLSDLGILFMMFLMGLSIDIESVMKTNSRSAASITIIGAAIVLALSTALMAVIGMALGQDLYTSVIQGCLIGVGLTSTSTVIGFRYLSEIGDRFSNVFKTLVAVEVTDGIFSIMALAVLLSIVGLLAKGSTGAAIDTNGFMSEVGWSTFKLFLLMLGFMIFVIKFGGVVTDWLLGVSRKSRDEQSIITLSLIVLFAVATLSDWLELTYVIGAFLAGAILAGSPYSSTVIEPRIRAIGYGLFIPIFFAYTGISMDFSALFKAPSIRLAGNLALPCYLLLFLGLLVIVMAGKYIGTRAGCALSGGYKGYEAHRIGVSLMCAGEDALVIVGIGASISASPGGQHIISNELLSIVGLIVIVSSLLAPIFMKRSYEEKDYTPPVASHTRTGLNGKSKGRYRSL